A single window of Archangium gephyra DNA harbors:
- a CDS encoding trypsin-like serine peptidase has translation MRHPRFGWTARPLVGALMCTLTLAAGCGPAEGLDEAPAPELGEKQSEVVYGTDNRQDVYAHPNATLRLRAQQATVALMNPSDFNATNPNNVTFPGSTLGSSYNLCTTERFRDDPTAAFCSGTLIDDDLVLTAGHCVTSAADCTNTRLVFNYYRPAAGTLQPVTTADIFSCTSIVARQQATVNGQNLDFAVLRLDRAATPRFTPAPVRTGNTALTAGQNVAVIGSGSGIPFKIDSGGAVRDTRSGTLDYFIATTDTFGGNSGSGVYETSGYTVAGILVRGETDYVTSGSCRVVNVCTETGCRGEDVTYVFPAVRALCTATNNGSARLCTGLPPPPPPPANSYAYTATNTNSAQQNTVNKTLTFAAGDVVELGTCGVDGATLDGDSFLRLNNGAGTEVASNDDSCGGRGSYIKYTVPAAGSFTIRGGCYSSGSCGGTVVWKVTPGTPGGGGTSGSFAFNASNTNSAQQNTVNKDVTLAAGQVIKLGTCTVAGGSGTGDTYLRLYGPSGTQAAFNDDGSGCGTLSYLTYTVPAGAGGTYQVRAGCYSSNSCSGTVAYTIQ, from the coding sequence ATGCGACATCCCCGATTCGGGTGGACGGCTCGTCCCCTCGTGGGCGCGCTGATGTGCACCCTCACGCTCGCGGCCGGCTGTGGCCCGGCGGAAGGGCTGGACGAGGCGCCGGCCCCGGAGCTCGGCGAGAAGCAGAGCGAGGTCGTCTACGGCACGGACAACCGCCAGGACGTCTACGCGCACCCGAACGCCACGCTGCGCCTGCGCGCCCAGCAGGCCACGGTGGCGCTGATGAATCCCTCGGACTTCAACGCGACCAACCCCAACAACGTCACCTTCCCCGGCTCGACGCTGGGCAGCTCCTACAACCTGTGCACCACCGAGCGCTTCCGGGATGATCCGACGGCGGCCTTCTGCTCGGGCACGCTCATCGACGACGACCTGGTGCTCACCGCGGGCCACTGCGTCACCAGCGCCGCGGACTGCACCAACACGCGGCTCGTCTTCAACTACTACCGCCCCGCGGCGGGCACGCTGCAGCCCGTCACCACGGCGGACATCTTCAGCTGCACCTCCATCGTGGCGCGCCAGCAGGCCACGGTGAACGGGCAGAACCTGGACTTCGCCGTGCTGCGGCTGGACCGGGCGGCCACGCCGCGCTTCACCCCGGCGCCGGTGCGCACGGGCAACACCGCGCTGACGGCCGGGCAGAACGTGGCCGTCATCGGCAGCGGCAGCGGCATCCCCTTCAAGATCGACTCGGGCGGCGCGGTGCGTGACACGCGCTCGGGCACGCTGGACTACTTCATCGCCACCACGGACACCTTCGGTGGCAACTCGGGCTCGGGCGTGTACGAGACGAGCGGCTACACGGTGGCGGGCATCCTCGTGCGCGGCGAGACGGACTACGTCACCAGCGGCAGCTGCCGGGTGGTGAACGTGTGCACCGAGACGGGCTGCCGCGGCGAGGACGTCACCTACGTCTTCCCGGCCGTGCGCGCCCTCTGCACCGCGACGAACAACGGCAGCGCGCGGCTGTGCACCGGCCTGCCGCCGCCGCCTCCGCCGCCGGCCAACTCGTACGCGTACACGGCGACCAACACCAACAGCGCCCAGCAGAACACGGTGAACAAGACGCTCACGTTCGCCGCGGGCGACGTGGTGGAGCTGGGCACCTGCGGCGTGGACGGCGCCACCCTGGACGGGGACTCCTTCCTGCGCCTCAACAACGGCGCGGGCACCGAGGTGGCCTCCAATGACGACTCGTGCGGGGGCCGCGGCTCCTACATCAAGTACACCGTGCCGGCGGCCGGCTCCTTCACCATCCGTGGCGGCTGCTACTCGAGCGGCAGCTGCGGCGGCACCGTGGTGTGGAAGGTGACGCCGGGCACCCCGGGCGGCGGTGGCACCAGCGGCTCGTTCGCCTTCAACGCCAGCAACACCAACAGCGCCCAGCAGAACACCGTCAACAAGGACGTGACGCTCGCGGCCGGCCAGGTCATCAAGCTCGGCACCTGCACGGTGGCCGGCGGCTCCGGCACTGGCGACACCTACCTGCGGCTGTACGGCCCCTCGGGCACGCAGGCGGCCTTCAACGACGACGGCAGTGGCTGCGGCACCCTGTCGTACCTCACGTACACCGTCCCGGCGGGGGCGGGCGGCACGTACCAGGTCCGCGCCGGCTGCTACTCCAGCAACAGCTGCAGCGGAACGGTGGCCTACACCATCCAGTAG
- the serA gene encoding phosphoglycerate dehydrogenase has product MSTPKFPSPSTPVSIEGPLKVLLLENIHASAEEMLAAEGFAVERLKGALKPEELEERIQGVHLLGIRSKTNVWEPALAKAPNLLAVGAFCIGTNQVDLKSANVHGVPVFNAPFSNTRSVAELVIAEIVMLTRQLGDRNREVHLGQWRKVATGSHEVRGKTLGIVGYGHIGTQVGVLAESMGMRVVFYDVMTKLPLGNSRPTANLSELLESSDFVTLHVPATPSTEWMIGAAELARMRKGSCLINASRGTVVDIPALASALKSGHLGGAAVDVYPTEPETNSDGFVTELQGLPNVILTPHIGGSTEEAQAAIGKEVATSLIKFVRSGATTGAVNFPQVETPLIANTHRILNVHRNTPGVLRDINKIVSDLNANIHAQVLSTDANIGYLVMDLDQDVANPVCQAIAGLHTDIKTRIVS; this is encoded by the coding sequence ATGAGCACGCCCAAGTTCCCGTCGCCCTCCACCCCGGTGTCCATCGAAGGCCCCCTGAAGGTCCTGCTGCTGGAGAACATCCACGCGTCCGCCGAGGAGATGCTCGCGGCGGAGGGCTTCGCGGTGGAGCGGCTCAAGGGAGCGCTCAAGCCCGAGGAGCTGGAGGAGCGCATCCAGGGCGTGCACCTGCTGGGCATCCGCAGCAAGACGAACGTGTGGGAGCCGGCGCTGGCCAAGGCGCCCAACCTGCTGGCGGTGGGAGCCTTCTGCATCGGCACCAACCAGGTGGACCTGAAGTCGGCCAACGTCCACGGGGTGCCCGTCTTCAACGCGCCCTTCAGCAACACGCGCAGCGTGGCGGAGCTGGTCATCGCGGAGATCGTCATGCTCACGCGCCAGCTCGGGGACCGCAACCGCGAGGTGCACCTGGGCCAGTGGCGCAAGGTGGCCACGGGCAGCCACGAGGTGCGCGGCAAGACGCTGGGCATCGTGGGCTACGGGCACATCGGCACCCAGGTGGGCGTGCTGGCCGAGTCCATGGGCATGCGCGTCGTCTTCTATGACGTCATGACGAAGCTGCCGCTGGGCAACTCGCGGCCCACGGCCAACCTGAGCGAGCTGCTGGAGAGCTCGGACTTCGTGACGCTGCACGTGCCGGCCACGCCGTCCACCGAGTGGATGATTGGCGCGGCCGAGCTGGCGCGGATGCGCAAGGGCAGCTGCCTCATCAACGCGAGCCGGGGCACGGTGGTGGACATCCCCGCGCTGGCGAGCGCCCTGAAGTCGGGCCACCTGGGCGGCGCGGCGGTGGACGTCTACCCGACGGAGCCAGAGACGAACAGCGACGGCTTCGTCACCGAGCTGCAGGGGCTGCCCAACGTCATCCTCACCCCGCACATTGGTGGATCCACGGAGGAGGCGCAGGCGGCGATTGGCAAGGAGGTGGCCACCTCGCTCATCAAGTTCGTGCGCAGCGGAGCCACGACGGGCGCGGTGAACTTCCCGCAGGTGGAGACGCCGCTGATCGCCAACACGCACCGCATCCTCAACGTGCACCGCAACACACCGGGCGTGCTCCGCGACATCAACAAGATCGTCTCGGACCTCAACGCCAACATCCACGCGCAGGTGCTGAGCACGGACGCGAACATCGGCTACCTGGTGATGGACCTGGACCAGGACGTGGCCAACCCGGTGTGCCAGGCCATCGCGGGCCTGCACACGGACATCAAGACGCGCATCGTGTCCTAA
- a CDS encoding Uma2 family endonuclease: MAEEKQPPHREATYEELSALPAHVVGEILEGELVASPRPASPHSAASFALAMELGGPFQRGRGGPGGWWFFNEPELHFGKNVLVPDLAGWRHSRMPVRSDVAHFTLAPDWVCEVLSPSTARIDRTVKKRLYARQGVEFVWLVDPVLRILEVLQRHEGRWLERGSWSGNARVRAEPFEALELELEALWFSESPEPG, from the coding sequence ATGGCGGAGGAGAAGCAGCCCCCTCATCGTGAGGCGACCTACGAGGAGCTCAGCGCCCTTCCCGCCCACGTGGTGGGGGAGATTCTCGAAGGAGAGCTCGTTGCCTCACCCCGGCCCGCGAGCCCTCATTCGGCCGCCAGCTTCGCGCTCGCCATGGAACTGGGCGGTCCCTTCCAGCGGGGCCGGGGCGGTCCGGGCGGTTGGTGGTTCTTCAACGAGCCGGAGCTGCACTTCGGCAAGAACGTGCTGGTGCCGGACCTGGCGGGCTGGCGGCACTCGCGCATGCCCGTGCGCTCCGACGTGGCCCACTTCACCCTCGCTCCGGACTGGGTCTGCGAGGTGCTCTCCCCGTCGACGGCCCGCATCGACCGGACCGTGAAGAAGCGCCTCTACGCCCGGCAGGGGGTGGAGTTCGTCTGGCTCGTGGATCCGGTGCTCCGCATCCTGGAAGTCCTCCAGCGCCACGAGGGGCGATGGTTGGAGCGGGGCTCCTGGAGCGGCAACGCCCGCGTTCGCGCCGAGCCCTTCGAGGCCCTCGAGCTGGAGCTCGAGGCCCTCTGGTTCTCCGAGTCGCCCGAGCCCGGTTAG
- a CDS encoding FAD-binding oxidoreductase, producing the protein MADVLPEAFLRAVADGFPADFLTREPSELQEYGRDWTRVHTPAPSAVAFPRTTDEVARLLALCNQYRVPVVPSGGRTGLAAGAVAARGELVLSLQRMNRMEPVELLGNTVRVQAGAVTEAVHHHCAEHGLTWPVDFASKGSSQVGGNIATNAGGVKVIRYGLTRQWVLGLQVVTAQGQVLELNGALEKNNTGADLRQLFIGSEGTLGIITEATLKLTPLPGTQDVFLFAVPDVAAVLRLFREARRAPLLLSAYEFFTDKCLARVQRHRKLRSPFEAPSGCYVLMEAEGKHPAEVEGWLGSLFERGLVTDGTMAQSPSQASELWALRESISESLSATGLPHKNDVSLPVANLETFCSEMDAVFGERYPGWEIALFGHIGDGNLHINIMKPEGMEKAEFLAHTKKADPTMFELVRKHGGSISAEHGIGLLKKDYLAFSRSPAELEMLRTLKRALDPNNILNPGKILDV; encoded by the coding sequence ATGGCCGACGTGCTCCCCGAGGCGTTCCTCCGTGCTGTTGCCGATGGTTTCCCCGCGGACTTCCTGACCCGCGAGCCCAGCGAGCTCCAGGAGTACGGGCGCGACTGGACGCGCGTCCATACCCCCGCTCCCAGCGCGGTGGCCTTCCCTCGCACCACGGACGAGGTGGCGCGGCTGCTGGCGCTGTGCAACCAGTACCGGGTGCCGGTGGTGCCCTCGGGCGGGCGCACGGGCCTGGCGGCCGGAGCGGTGGCCGCGCGGGGCGAGCTGGTGCTGTCCCTCCAGCGGATGAACCGGATGGAGCCGGTGGAGCTGCTCGGCAACACGGTGCGTGTGCAGGCGGGAGCCGTCACCGAGGCCGTGCACCACCACTGTGCCGAGCACGGCCTCACGTGGCCGGTGGACTTCGCCTCCAAGGGCTCGAGCCAGGTGGGCGGCAACATCGCCACCAACGCGGGCGGGGTGAAGGTCATCCGCTACGGTCTCACGCGCCAGTGGGTGCTCGGCCTGCAGGTGGTGACGGCGCAGGGGCAGGTGCTGGAGCTCAACGGCGCGCTGGAGAAGAACAACACCGGCGCGGACCTGCGTCAGCTCTTCATCGGCAGCGAGGGCACGCTGGGCATCATCACCGAGGCCACGCTCAAGCTGACGCCGCTGCCGGGCACGCAGGACGTGTTCCTCTTCGCCGTGCCGGACGTGGCCGCCGTGCTGCGGCTGTTCCGCGAGGCCCGCCGTGCCCCGCTGCTGCTGAGCGCCTACGAGTTCTTCACCGACAAGTGCCTGGCGCGGGTGCAGCGCCACCGCAAGCTGCGCTCGCCCTTCGAGGCCCCGAGCGGGTGCTACGTGCTGATGGAGGCCGAGGGCAAGCACCCCGCCGAGGTGGAGGGCTGGCTGGGCTCGCTCTTCGAGCGCGGGCTGGTGACGGACGGCACCATGGCGCAGAGTCCCTCGCAGGCCAGCGAGTTGTGGGCCCTGCGCGAGAGCATCAGCGAGAGCCTGTCGGCCACGGGACTGCCGCACAAGAATGACGTGTCGCTGCCGGTGGCGAACCTGGAGACCTTCTGCTCCGAGATGGACGCTGTTTTCGGCGAGCGCTACCCGGGCTGGGAGATCGCGCTGTTCGGCCACATCGGGGACGGCAATCTCCACATCAACATCATGAAGCCCGAGGGCATGGAGAAGGCCGAGTTCCTCGCGCACACGAAGAAGGCCGACCCGACGATGTTCGAGCTGGTGCGCAAGCACGGCGGCAGCATCTCGGCCGAGCACGGCATCGGCCTGCTCAAGAAGGACTACCTGGCCTTCTCGCGCTCGCCCGCCGAGCTCGAGATGCTGCGCACCCTCAAGCGCGCCCTGGACCCGAACAACATCCTCAACCCGGGGAAGATCCTCGACGTGTGA
- a CDS encoding phage tail protein, translating to MKRNEITRLLPGVFQRTLHEDSPLVALMDVMEALHAPSEAALAELPALFHPLRAPERFVPFLARWVDLGVPVTTGLGRMRELVAAAVELSRWRGTARGLLLFLRTATGREDFVIEEQVPGANGRPRPFHLRVRAPAELSAHRPMVEAIIEREKPAYVTYELHFGQPTPGAS from the coding sequence ATGAAGCGGAATGAAATCACCCGGTTGCTGCCCGGCGTCTTCCAGCGGACCCTCCACGAGGACAGCCCGCTGGTGGCGTTGATGGACGTGATGGAGGCGCTGCACGCGCCCTCCGAGGCGGCCCTGGCGGAGCTGCCGGCGCTCTTCCATCCGCTGCGCGCACCGGAGCGCTTCGTGCCCTTCCTGGCGCGCTGGGTGGACCTGGGCGTGCCTGTCACCACGGGCCTGGGGCGGATGCGCGAGCTGGTGGCGGCGGCGGTGGAGCTGTCGCGCTGGCGGGGCACGGCCCGGGGGCTGCTGCTCTTCCTGCGCACGGCCACGGGCCGCGAGGACTTCGTCATCGAGGAGCAGGTGCCCGGCGCCAACGGGCGTCCCCGGCCCTTCCACCTGAGGGTGCGTGCCCCGGCGGAGCTGTCCGCGCACCGGCCCATGGTGGAGGCCATCATCGAGCGGGAGAAGCCCGCCTACGTCACCTACGAGCTGCACTTCGGGCAGCCCACACCAGGAGCGAGCTGA
- a CDS encoding putative baseplate assembly protein, with translation MPLPSPNLDDRSFQQLLEEARNRIARKSPEWTDLSPHDPGMVLLEVFAHLTETMLYRLNRLPEKAYVEFLRLLGVRLQPPSAATVRLRFSLARPATSVVEIARGTGVTASRAEAGAEPVIFLTAEPVRIPVGGTEVEVLAHHGEQVEAELAGVGTGMPGLSVTARRPPIVAPTGDGRDLMVGVEALPGELDGRVPARKLGDKTFRIWREVESFANLPPDEPAYVVDRMTGTLTFAPSARMTGEDGALSTEPRALAAVPKAGRAIMLWYLCGGGLTGNVAAGALDTLKTALPGVKVTNPSPAVGGRAAETLENALVRGPQELHSLGRAITAQDYERLALRSSGAVARAKAFTQAQLWAHALPGSVEVLLVPYLPPGVQGPSGEGVTQEALRQHETEEARARIETALNERRPLGTTCQVGWARYKTVRVRARVVVHRAEDAAALKRRSLERLHQALNPLPTKLQPGGWRFGQSLRVSHVYDTLLAEPGVSYVDQVRLLVDEVPRDVRTLCEDAFQPRTYYAGGGDALFRTVSDADGWERVGRFPGEQVEVVEAHPQRAGLVAVAARLADEPQRSRLHLSLDSGETWERTTHTLDHVEDLAWMVRDGVPVLLMATRVGLFELAVEEGATPLQVLVDPSDHDLGFLSVAASTDARGGVSVAVSGMSLRGVYLSSSGGRGNSFRHIGLRNQDVRVLEVQRDGPRSFLWAGLAAASGADPGKGCLSWELLGSADPPDGWRPLDKNWDGGSCLALAFDGARAYAATHRAGVLWMDASRREASWNRPGVDSGLPLRERERLFQPVFALAAAPGGGLLLAGGPAGVHRQREPGGQYGNCSTQEFTEKVTLPPSWLLVSGPHELEVVTVDEAE, from the coding sequence ATGCCCCTGCCTTCACCCAACCTGGATGACCGCAGCTTCCAGCAACTCCTCGAGGAGGCGCGCAACCGCATCGCGCGGAAGAGCCCCGAGTGGACCGATCTGAGCCCGCATGACCCGGGCATGGTGCTGCTGGAGGTCTTCGCCCACCTGACGGAGACGATGCTCTACCGGCTCAACCGGCTGCCGGAGAAGGCCTACGTCGAGTTCCTCCGCCTGCTCGGCGTGCGCTTGCAGCCCCCGAGCGCCGCCACGGTGCGGCTGCGCTTCAGCCTCGCGCGTCCCGCCACGAGCGTGGTGGAGATTGCGCGGGGCACGGGCGTCACCGCCTCGCGGGCCGAGGCCGGTGCCGAGCCCGTCATCTTCCTCACCGCCGAGCCCGTGCGCATTCCGGTGGGAGGCACGGAGGTGGAGGTGCTCGCCCACCATGGCGAGCAGGTGGAGGCGGAGCTGGCGGGAGTGGGCACGGGGATGCCCGGCCTGTCCGTGACGGCACGCCGTCCGCCCATCGTGGCGCCCACGGGGGATGGACGGGACTTGATGGTGGGCGTGGAGGCCCTGCCGGGAGAGCTGGATGGGCGAGTGCCGGCGCGCAAGCTGGGGGACAAGACGTTCCGCATCTGGCGCGAGGTGGAGAGCTTCGCCAACCTGCCGCCGGACGAGCCCGCCTACGTGGTGGACCGGATGACGGGCACCCTCACCTTCGCGCCCTCGGCCCGGATGACGGGAGAGGACGGCGCGCTGTCCACCGAGCCGCGTGCCCTGGCGGCCGTGCCCAAGGCGGGCCGGGCCATCATGCTGTGGTACCTGTGCGGCGGGGGGCTCACCGGCAACGTGGCCGCGGGAGCCCTGGACACCCTCAAGACGGCGCTGCCCGGGGTGAAGGTGACCAACCCCTCGCCGGCCGTGGGAGGCCGCGCGGCGGAGACGCTGGAGAACGCGCTCGTCCGGGGACCGCAGGAACTGCACTCGCTGGGACGCGCCATCACCGCCCAGGACTACGAGCGGCTCGCGCTGCGCAGCTCGGGAGCGGTGGCCCGCGCCAAGGCCTTCACCCAGGCCCAGCTCTGGGCGCACGCGCTGCCGGGCTCGGTGGAGGTGCTGCTGGTGCCCTACCTGCCTCCCGGCGTCCAGGGGCCCTCGGGCGAGGGCGTCACCCAGGAGGCGCTGCGCCAGCACGAGACGGAGGAGGCGCGTGCCCGCATCGAGACGGCGCTGAACGAGCGGCGGCCCCTGGGCACCACGTGCCAGGTGGGCTGGGCCCGCTACAAGACGGTGCGCGTGCGGGCGCGTGTGGTGGTGCACCGGGCGGAGGACGCGGCCGCGCTGAAGCGGCGCTCGCTGGAGCGGCTGCACCAGGCCCTCAATCCACTGCCCACGAAGCTGCAACCAGGAGGCTGGCGCTTCGGCCAGTCGCTGCGCGTCTCGCACGTCTACGACACGCTGCTCGCCGAGCCCGGGGTCAGCTACGTGGACCAGGTGCGCCTGCTGGTGGACGAGGTGCCCAGGGACGTGCGCACGCTCTGCGAGGACGCCTTCCAGCCGCGCACGTACTACGCGGGGGGAGGGGATGCGCTCTTCCGGACCGTCTCCGACGCGGATGGCTGGGAGCGCGTGGGCCGCTTTCCCGGGGAGCAGGTGGAGGTGGTGGAGGCCCATCCGCAACGCGCCGGACTGGTGGCCGTGGCCGCGCGGCTGGCGGACGAGCCCCAGCGCTCCCGGCTCCACCTCTCGCTGGACAGCGGCGAGACATGGGAGCGCACCACGCACACGCTGGACCACGTGGAGGACCTGGCGTGGATGGTGCGCGACGGCGTGCCCGTGCTGTTGATGGCCACGCGCGTGGGCCTCTTCGAGCTGGCGGTGGAGGAGGGCGCCACCCCGCTGCAGGTGCTGGTGGACCCGTCGGACCACGACCTTGGGTTTCTCTCCGTGGCCGCCTCCACGGATGCGCGTGGCGGGGTGAGCGTCGCGGTGTCGGGGATGAGCCTGCGCGGCGTCTACCTCTCCAGCAGCGGCGGGCGTGGCAACAGCTTCCGGCACATCGGCCTGCGCAACCAGGACGTGCGTGTGCTGGAGGTGCAGCGGGACGGGCCGCGCTCCTTCCTCTGGGCGGGACTGGCCGCCGCCAGTGGCGCGGATCCGGGCAAGGGGTGCTTGAGCTGGGAACTGCTCGGCTCGGCGGATCCACCGGACGGGTGGCGTCCCCTGGACAAGAACTGGGATGGAGGCAGCTGCCTCGCGCTCGCCTTCGACGGGGCGAGGGCCTATGCGGCCACGCACCGCGCGGGTGTGCTGTGGATGGACGCGAGCCGGCGCGAGGCCTCGTGGAACCGCCCTGGCGTGGACAGCGGGCTGCCCTTGCGTGAGCGCGAGCGCCTCTTCCAACCCGTGTTCGCCCTGGCGGCGGCGCCCGGAGGCGGGCTGCTGCTCGCGGGAGGCCCGGCGGGTGTCCATCGTCAGCGCGAGCCGGGAGGCCAGTACGGCAACTGCTCGACGCAGGAGTTCACGGAGAAGGTGACGCTGCCGCCCTCCTGGCTCCTGGTGTCGGGCCCGCACGAGCTCGAGGTGGTGACGGTCGATGAAGCGGAATGA
- a CDS encoding GPW/gp25 family protein has protein sequence MNAPRYRAWRFLHPDLDLVGVGPGGLHLSPSGGIAMVQEEASVRQAILLLLSTVPGERVMRPDYGCELHRLVFAPNDDTTAGLAIHYVRRALARWEPRIDLLDVDANRSAEEPFRLDISLEYRVRTTQRTERLRFGLDLAGGPA, from the coding sequence ATGAACGCTCCCCGCTACCGGGCGTGGCGCTTCCTCCATCCGGACCTGGACCTCGTCGGCGTCGGGCCCGGCGGCCTGCACCTCTCGCCCTCGGGGGGCATCGCCATGGTGCAGGAGGAGGCCTCGGTGCGTCAGGCCATCCTCCTGTTGCTGTCCACCGTGCCCGGCGAGCGCGTCATGCGCCCGGACTACGGCTGCGAGCTGCACCGGCTCGTCTTCGCTCCCAACGATGACACCACCGCGGGCCTCGCCATCCACTACGTGCGCCGGGCCCTGGCGCGCTGGGAGCCTCGCATCGATCTGCTCGACGTGGACGCCAACCGGAGCGCCGAGGAGCCCTTCCGGCTCGACATCTCGCTCGAGTACCGCGTGCGCACCACGCAGCGCACGGAGCGGCTGCGCTTCGGCCTCGACCTCGCGGGAGGGCCCGCCTGA
- a CDS encoding phage baseplate assembly protein V, translating into MRSVRGLPELRVEVDGVPMAPEELRALESVRVQQHLSLPAQCELTFTDPRGALATRGLPPGTALRISVAARREPLFVGEVTAVEYVHGASGTRQVRVRSYDLLHRLRKRQPVRVHAQVTPRDLARELVSDLGLSVEASEPGPLSHHLIQHGQSDLEFLVEQTERCGLWLVLAEGVLRVLSLDGHGDPVPLVMGESLLEASVEVNGDPACRSVSSAGWNALQGQVYTASPSGGRVGRRVEASVPPERVGGSGERALVNENAEDTAHAEALARAELDHRLAREVVLTGVAEGDPRLRPGTRVDVRGVVPVVAGQYVLTSVTHTLEAQHGFLSELSSAPPPRRTRPRASSVVPGVVSRVDDPDNKGRVRVSLPTCGDVETDWMQVLCAGAGAGKGLVMLPDVGDTVLLVLSGEDPARGVVVGGLYGANGPPDTGVSGAAVRRFNLLTPGGLKLRLNDETQTLRVEDQLGSYLQLSPHVVRLHAETALEIEAPGKSVTIEAATIDFRRRD; encoded by the coding sequence ATGAGGTCCGTCCGGGGACTGCCCGAGCTGCGGGTGGAGGTGGACGGGGTGCCCATGGCGCCCGAGGAGCTGCGCGCCCTGGAGTCGGTGCGCGTCCAACAGCACCTGTCCCTGCCCGCGCAGTGCGAGCTCACCTTCACGGACCCGCGCGGAGCCCTGGCCACGCGGGGCCTGCCTCCGGGCACCGCGCTGCGCATCTCGGTGGCGGCCCGGCGCGAGCCGCTCTTCGTGGGTGAGGTGACGGCGGTGGAGTACGTCCACGGTGCCTCGGGCACGAGGCAGGTGCGCGTCCGGAGCTACGACCTGCTCCACCGCCTGCGCAAGCGGCAGCCGGTGCGGGTGCACGCACAGGTGACGCCGAGGGACCTGGCCCGCGAGCTGGTGTCGGACCTGGGCCTGTCCGTCGAGGCCTCCGAGCCCGGGCCGCTCTCGCACCACCTCATCCAGCACGGACAGTCGGACCTCGAGTTCCTCGTGGAGCAGACGGAGCGCTGTGGCCTGTGGCTGGTGCTGGCGGAGGGCGTGCTGCGCGTGCTGTCGCTGGACGGCCACGGAGACCCCGTCCCGCTGGTGATGGGCGAGTCGCTGCTGGAGGCGAGCGTGGAGGTGAATGGGGACCCGGCGTGCCGCTCGGTGTCCTCGGCGGGGTGGAACGCCCTGCAAGGCCAGGTCTACACGGCGAGCCCCTCTGGAGGACGCGTGGGCCGGCGGGTGGAGGCCTCCGTGCCCCCGGAACGCGTGGGCGGCAGTGGCGAGCGGGCGCTCGTCAACGAGAACGCGGAGGACACCGCGCACGCGGAGGCACTGGCCCGGGCGGAGCTGGACCACCGGCTGGCGCGCGAGGTGGTGCTCACCGGGGTGGCGGAGGGAGATCCCCGGCTGCGCCCCGGCACACGCGTGGACGTGCGCGGCGTGGTGCCGGTGGTGGCGGGCCAGTACGTCCTCACCTCCGTCACGCACACCCTGGAGGCACAGCACGGCTTCCTCTCCGAGCTGTCCTCCGCGCCTCCCCCCCGGCGGACCCGGCCGCGCGCCTCCTCGGTGGTGCCGGGCGTGGTGAGCCGGGTGGACGACCCCGACAACAAGGGCCGGGTGCGTGTCTCGCTGCCCACCTGCGGCGACGTGGAGACGGATTGGATGCAGGTGCTCTGCGCGGGCGCCGGCGCGGGCAAGGGCCTGGTGATGCTGCCGGACGTGGGCGACACCGTGCTGCTCGTCCTGTCGGGGGAGGACCCGGCACGCGGCGTGGTGGTGGGCGGCCTCTACGGGGCGAATGGACCCCCGGACACCGGCGTCTCCGGCGCGGCCGTGCGCCGCTTCAACCTGCTCACTCCCGGTGGGCTCAAGCTGCGCCTCAACGACGAGACACAGACACTCCGGGTCGAGGACCAGCTCGGCAGCTACCTGCAACTGTCGCCCCATGTCGTCCGCCTGCACGCCGAGACGGCGCTCGAGATCGAGGCCCCCGGCAAGTCCGTCACGATCGAAGCCGCCACCATCGATTTCCGGAGGAGGGACTGA